The Pseudomonas sp. Marseille-Q3773 DNA window CCCAACCTGCCCGGTACCACCGAAGGCCACCCCAACTGGCGTCGGCGCTTTGCCCGGCCAGTGCGTGAGCTGCTCGACGATGACGATGCCGCCCGGCGTGTCGAGCTGCTGGCCCAGGCCCGCGAGCAAGCCTGGGAGCGTGACCGATGAAAGCCCTGAGCGCGACCCTGCGCCTGCAGTTTCACAGTGACTTCACCCTCGACCACGCCGTGCCGCTGGTGCCGTACTTCGCCCAGCTGGGCATCAGCCACCTGTATGCCTCGCCCATCCTCAAGGCCCGCGCCGGTTCGCGCCATGGCTACGACGTGGTCGACCCGACCCAGGTCAACCCGGAACTGGGTGGCGAGGCAGCCCTGGTGCGGCTGGTCGCAGCCCTGCGCCAGCACGGCATGGGGCTGATCCTCGACACGGTGTCCAACCACATGGCCGTCGGCGGTGCCGACAACCCGTGGTGGCAAAGCCTGCTGGCCTGGGGCCGGCGCAGCCCGTATGCACAGTTCTTCGATATCCAGTGGCATTCCAGCGATCCGTTGCTGGCCGGGCAGTTGCTGCTGCCGTTCCTCGGCAGCGACTACGGCGTGGCGTTGAAGCAGGGCGAGATACCGCTGCAATTCGACGCCCAGCAAGGCGTGCTGCAGATCGCCCATTACCAGCACCGGTTCCCGATCTGCCCGGCCGATTACGGCTGGATTCTGGCCCTGAGCCCGGAACCGGCGCTGAAGGCCCTGGCCGAACATTTCACCGCCCTCAACGCTTCGCCCGACCCGCTGGCCGACGCCCTGCCCCTGCACGCCGAACTGGCCCGCCTGGTGGGCGAAGGCGCCGACCTGCAATCGGCCCTGGAGGCCTTCGACAGCCGCAGCGAGGCCGGCTTCAGGCGCCTACACCTGCTGCTGGAACGCCAGACCTACCGCCTGGCCAGCTGGCGCACCGCTGCCGACGACATCAACTGGCGGCGCTTTTTCGACATCAACGAACTGGGCGGCCTGCGGGTCGAACGCGCAGTGGTGTTCGAGGCTACCCATGCCAAGCTCTTCGAGCTGATCGAGCGCGGCCTGGTGGATGGCCTGCGCATCGACCATATCGACGGCCTGGCCGACCCGCGTGGCTACTGCCGCAAACTGCGCCGGCGGGTCGATGGCTTGCTGGCGCGGCGCCCGCTGCAGGCGGCGCTGCAGCACTTCCCGATCTACGTGGAAAAGATCCTCGGCGCCGACGAGCACCTGCACCGCGACTGGCTGACCGACGGCACCACCGGCTACGAGTTCATGAACCAGGTATCGCTGCTGCAGCATGACCCCGCAGGCGAGGCCACGCTGACCGAGCTGTGGGCCAACGTGACCGAGCGCCCCGCCTTCAGCGAAGAAGTGCGCCAGGCGCGTCACCTGGTACTCAATGCCAGCCTGGCCGGGGACTGCGAGTCGGTGGCCCAGGCGCTGTTGCAGGTGGCGCGCAACGACCTGATGACCCGCGACCTGACCTTGGGCGCGATCCGCCGTGCCTTGCAGGCGCTGGTGGCGCATTACCCGGTGTACCGCACCTACTTCAATGCCTGTGGTCGCCCGGCGCAGGACGAAGCGTTCTTCCAGCAGGCGCTGGCCAACGCCCGCCAGGACCTCAGCGAGGCCGACTGGCCACTGCTCGAGCAGCTCGAGCAATGGCTGGGCGGGCAGGCCTGGCGCAAGCTGCCGGCAGGCCATGCACGCAAGCAGTTGCGCCACGCCTGCGTGCGCTTCCAGCAACTGACCGCACCCAGCGCTGCCAAGGCGGTGGAAGATACCGCCTTCTACCGCAGCGCCCGGCTGCTGTCGCGCAATGACGTCGGCTTCGAGGCCGAGCGTTTCAGCGCCCCGCCCGAGCACTTCCACAACGAAGCACAGCGGCGCCTGCGCGACTTCCCCGACAACCTGCTGGCCACCGCCACGCATGACCACAAACGCGGCGAAGACACCCGTGCGCGCCTGGCCGTGCTGAGCGAGCGCGGCCCGTGGCTGGCCAGCCGGGTGGAGCACTGGCGCGAGCTGGCCAGCCCGTTGCGCGTGCCCCTGGACGACGGCCCGGCGCCCAGCCCCGGCGACGAGCTGATGTTGTTGCAGACCGTGCTCGGCAGCTGGCCGCTGGCGCTCGACCCGCATGATGACAATGGCCTGCGCCAGTATGCCGAGCGCATTCGCCAATGGCAGCAGAAGGCCGTGCGTGAGGCCAAGCTGCGCAGCAGCTGGAACGCGCCCAACGAGGCTTATGAAACTGCCTGTGCGCGTTATGTCGACGGCCTGCTGCTGGACGGCGAGAACCAGCAGTTGCGCAAGTCGCTGGCCGAAGCCGCGCAGTTGCTGGCCTGCCCCGGCGCACTCAACGGCTTGGTGCAGGCCCTGCTGCGCATGACCACGCCCGGTGTGCCGGACCTGTACCAGGGCAACGAATACTGGGATTTCAGCCTGGTCGACCCGGACAACCGCCGGGCCGTGGATTACGCCGCCCGGCGCAACAGCCTGGACGACGCCACGCCATTGGCCGAGTTGCTGGCGCACTGGCACGACGGCCGTATCAAGCAGGCCTTGATTGCCCGCGTGCTCGACTGCCGCCAGGCCAACGTCGAGCTGTTCCGCCGGGGCGCCTACCTGCCGCTGACCGTGCAGGGTCGCCACGCCGACAAGGTACTGGCGTTCGCCCGCCTGGGCGAAGGCCAGCGCGCCGTCATCATCGCGCCACGCCTGGCCAGTACCCTGCTGGGCGCAGCCCCCATACCCCTGATCCCGGCGCAGAACTGGGACGACACCCGGGTAAGTCTGCCGTTTGCCTTGTCGCCTGCCAATTCGACTGGACTTTTTGGCGGTGCCGTTGTCAGCCCTGTTAGAGAGTTGATGTTGAGCACCGTGCTGTCGGAGTTCCCAGTCAACCTGTTGATCGAACATGCCTAGCATTCAGGAGCGTCGTGATGAGTGTCGATGAAAAACGAGTACGCGAATTCGCCTACCAGATCTGGGAATCGGAGGGCAAACCGGAGGGCCAGGAAAGCCGCCATTGGGACATGGCGCGCAAGCTTGCCGAAGCCGAGGCCTTGGCCCCCGAGGCCAAGCCCAAGGCGGCCGGCAAAGCCAAGGTAGCGGCCAAGCCGAAAGCAGCGGCAGCGCCCAAGGCGCCCGCCGAGCCCAAGGTAGCGGCGTTGCCGGGCGTCAAGCCGGCGGCGGCGAAGAAACCACGTGCGGTGAAGAAACCCACAGCCGGCTGAGCCGCTACCGGCCCTTTCGCGCCAGGCCCGCGGCCACCAGCCTGTACTGGCTAGTAGCTGGGGAAATCCCTGTGGGAGCGGGCGTACCCGCGAAAGGCCGGCCCAGCCATCCATCGTTCTGTTCCTAGCACCCGGCCATTCGAGGACCGTCATGAGCCCGCGCACGCCCAAGAAAACCCGCTCCGTTGCCCCCTCACGCATCCGCGAAGGCCTGCCCTTCCCCCTCGGCGCCACCTGGGACGGGCTGGGCGTCAACTTCGCCCTGTTCTCGGCCAACGCCACCAAGGTCGAGCTGTGCCTGTTCGACCCGACGGGGGAAAAGGAAGTCGAACGCATCGAACTACCGGAATACACCGATGAGATCTACCACGGCTACCTGCCCGACGCGCACCCTGGCCTGATCTACGGCTACCGCGTGCATGGGCCGTACGAGCCGGAGAACGGCCACCGCTTCAACCCCAACAAACTGCTGATCGACCCTTACGCCAAACAACTGGTCGGCGCGCTGAAATGGTCCGAAGCGCTGTTCGGCTATACCATCGGCCACCCCGACGGCGACCTGTCGTTCGACGAGCGCGACAGTGCGCCGTTCGTGCCCAAGTGCAAGGTCATCGACCCGGCGTTCACCTGGGGCCGCGATGAACGGGTGCAGATCCCCTGGGAGCGCACCATCATCTACGAGGCCCACACCAAGGGCATCAGCATGCGTCACCCCGCCGTGCCGGAACACCTGCGCGGCACCTTCGGCGGCCTGGCCAATGACGAGCTGCTCGGGCACATCAAGGAGTTGGGCGTATCCAGCATCGAGCTGCTGCCGATCCATGCCTTCGTCAACGACCAGCACCTGCTGCAAAAAGGCCTGAACAACTACTGGGGCTATAACACCATCGCCTTCTTCGCCCCCCACCCGGCCTACCTGGCCAGTGGCAAGATCGCCGAGTTCAAGGAAATGGTCGCGCACCTGCACGACGCCGGGCTGGAGCTGATTCTCGACGTGGTCTACAACCACACCGCCGAGGGCAACGAGCTGGGGCCGACGCTGTCGATGCGCGGTATCGACAACGCCTCGTACTACCGGCTGATGCCTGACCAGAAACGCTACTACATCAACGACTCCGGCACCGGCAACACGCTGGACCTCAGCCACCCGTGCGTGTTGCAGCTGGTCACCGATTCGCTGCGCTACTGGGCCGGCGAGATGCATGTGGACGGCTTCCGCTTCGACCTGGCGACCATCCTCGGCCGCTACCATGAAGGCTACAGCGAGCGGCACAGCTTCCTGGTTGCCTGCCGCCAGGACCCACTGCTGCGCCAGGTCAAGCTGATCGCCGAGCCCTGGGACTGCGGCCCTGGCGGCTACCAGGTGGGCAATTTCGCCCCGGGCTGGGCAGAGTGGAACGACCGCTTCCGCGACACCATGCGGGCGTTCTGGAAAGGTGACGAGGGCCAGCTGGCCGACTTCGCTGCGCGCATGACCGCCTCGGGCGACATGTTCAACAACCGCGGCCGACGGCCGTACTCATCGGTGAACTTCATCACCGCCCATGACGGCTTCACCTTGCGTGACCTGGTGTCGTACAACGAGAAACACAACGAGGACAACGACGAGAACAACCAGGACGGCACCGACAACAACCTGTCGTGGAACTGCGGCGTCGAGGGCCCTACCCAGGACCCGGCGATCAACGCCCTGCGCATGCGGCAGATGCGCAACTACTTCGCCACCTTGCTGTTCGCCCAGGGCACGCCGATGATCGTCGCCGGCGACGAGTTCAGCCGTACCCAGCACGGCAACAACAATGCCTACTGCCAGGACAGCGAGATCGGCTGGGTGAACTGGGAACTGGACGAAGAAGGCCAGCAGTTGCTGAAGTTCGTCAAGCGCCTGACCCGGCTGCGCCTGACCTACCCGGTCCTGCGCCGTTCGCGCTTCCTGGTGGGTGACTACAATGAAGCCATCGGGGTCAAGGACGTGACCTGGCTGGCACCGGACGGCAACGAGATGAGCGTGGAGCAGTGGGAAGACCCGCACGGGCGCTGCCTGGGCATGCTGATCGATGGCCGTGCCCAGGTCAGCGGCATCGCCCGGCCAGGCGCCGAGGCCACCATGCTGCTGATCGTCAACGCTCACCATGACATCGTGCCGTTCAAGCTGCCGAGCGTGCCTGAAGGGGATTACTGGAGCTGCCTGGTCGACACCGACCGGCCAGAGTTGCGCAAGAGCCAGCACCTGCAGTTCGACAGCACCTTCGAGGTCAAGGGGCGGTCGTTGTTGCTGATGGTGTTGCAGCGCGACGAGGAGTGAACCTGGACCGCCGGCATGGGTCCTTTGTGTAGGAGCGGCCTTGCGTCGCGAAAGGGCCGCATAGCGCCCCGACCATGCTTGCCATGCGGCTGGAAACGGGGGCCGCCGAGCGGCCCTTTCGCGACGCAAGGCCGCTCCTACGATGAAGCCTGTAAACCGTTACCTGAGGAGCCACCGTGAACCCCGAAGCCGGTAGTAAAGGTTTCGCCAGCGTCAACCAGGCCGCGGCCGTGAAACGCCTGCGGGTACTGACGGTGAATACCCACAAGGGCTTCACCGCCTTCAACCGGCGCTTCATCCTGCCGGAGCTGCGCGAGGCGGTGCGCAGCACCCAGGCCGATATCGTGTTCCTCCAGGAAGTGCTCGGCAGCCACGATCGCCACGCTGCACGCTACCCCGGCTGGCCGCAGACGTCGCAGTACGAGTTCCTTGCCGACAGCATGTGGAGCGACTTTGCCTACGGTCGCAACGCGGTCTACCCCGACGGCCACCATGGCAATGCCCTGCTCTCCAAATACCCGATCATCGAACACCGCAACCTCGACGTGTCGATCACCGGCCCCGAACGCCGCGGCCTGCTGCATTGCATTCTCGACGTCCCCGGGCAGCACAACGTACACGCCATCTGCGTGCACCTGTCGCTGCTGGAAAGCCACCGCCAGAAACAGCTGCAGTTGCTGCGCAGACTGCTTGAATCATTACCCGGCGATGCCCCGGTGATCATTGCCGGTGACTTCAACGACTGGAAAGCCCACGGCAACCGCACCCTGGGCCTGCAGCGCGATCTGCACGAAGCCTTCGAGCGCCATCATGGCCACCTCGCCCGCACCTACCCTGCCCGCTTGCCGCTGCTGCGCCTGGACCGCATCTACCTGCGCAATGCGGAAAGCCATGGGCCGCGTATTCTGGGGCACAAACCTTGGTCGCACCTGTCAGATCACCTGCCCTTGGCAGTGGAAGTCAGGCTTTAGCAATCATTTTTCATAGTGCAGGGACGGCAAATAGCGAACCCCACTATGGACGATATTTTCGCGCTTAAAATCAAGCTCTTGAACCGGATCACGCCAAGCCCATACTTTTTTCACGCTTTCTTGACGCAAGCGGCGGCCTCTCCTTAGCTGATCTTGTCTAGCAGTAAATATTTTGCGCCGGGCCTCTAGCTCGCGCCTTCGTGCGCGTCCGCAAAAGCTGGCGTGCTGGTTTGGGTCGCCCACTGTTTTTGCCGTACAGCCCGTGATCTCAGGCCAGGTCCCAGGGCTGTACCCCACAAAACCAAGGAGATCCGCCATGAAAAGCACCTCGAACCCGTTGCGCTTCGACAGCATTTTCTTTGCGGTTTCCACGTCGCTGCTTCTGGCAACCCCGGTGGAAACGATTGCGTACGAACTGCAGGATGACCCGACTTCGCCCGGCTTCCTGCAGCACACCGCGCCGCCACAACTGTCGCTCGACCCGCTTAGCGCCGGTGGCTTGAGTATCGGTACCTTGACTGCCTTTTCGCAGAAGATGGGCGAACGCCACGGGCTGCCCGCAGCAGCCCGGGGTGCCAGCCAGTGGGCACAGTTCTTCCCCACCCCTGCCCGCAGCGACGCGCAACCTCCGGAACAACTGGCGACCGGCCCGCAACTGCTGATCGGCCCGGACCTGTTCGTGCGGGAAACGGCAGCGGGCAATGTGCACCGTGCAGGTATTTTCGTGGGGCAGAACAACCTGCAGGCCCCCTTCAACGGCCTGCGCCAGCGGCTGGGGGACAAACAGCGCAACGCGGTGAACCTGAGCGGCGAAAGCCTGGGCGTCTACTGGAGCATGACCCATGAACAGGGCTGGCACCTGGATGCCGTGGCAATGGGTTCGCGCATCGACGTCAATGGCCGTGACCAGAACGGCCAGCGCCTGGACGACAGCGGCCACGCCATGACCTTCTCGCTGGAAGGTGGCATCCCCATCGGCCTGGCCGGCGGCTGGGTGATCGAGCCGCAGGCGCAGTTGATCAACCAGCAGTTCTTCCCCGGCAGCCAGGCTCAGGAACAGACCCTGCAAACCTTGGACAGCCAGCCGAGCTGGAGCGGGCGGGTCGGTGCCAGGTTGTCCGGGCGCT harbors:
- a CDS encoding autotransporter outer membrane beta-barrel domain-containing protein; this translates as MKSTSNPLRFDSIFFAVSTSLLLATPVETIAYELQDDPTSPGFLQHTAPPQLSLDPLSAGGLSIGTLTAFSQKMGERHGLPAAARGASQWAQFFPTPARSDAQPPEQLATGPQLLIGPDLFVRETAAGNVHRAGIFVGQNNLQAPFNGLRQRLGDKQRNAVNLSGESLGVYWSMTHEQGWHLDAVAMGSRIDVNGRDQNGQRLDDSGHAMTFSLEGGIPIGLAGGWVIEPQAQLINQQFFPGSQAQEQTLQTLDSQPSWSGRVGARLSGRYDVRGMPIEPYVRTNVWYDFSNAEEVKLDQVDKISSSRYSTTVELGLGLVARVTPAVALFVSADYSSDVDDNDLNGLIGSLGVRMRW
- a CDS encoding DUF2934 domain-containing protein, translating into MMSVDEKRVREFAYQIWESEGKPEGQESRHWDMARKLAEAEALAPEAKPKAAGKAKVAAKPKAAAAPKAPAEPKVAALPGVKPAAAKKPRAVKKPTAG
- a CDS encoding malto-oligosyltrehalose synthase, whose product is MKALSATLRLQFHSDFTLDHAVPLVPYFAQLGISHLYASPILKARAGSRHGYDVVDPTQVNPELGGEAALVRLVAALRQHGMGLILDTVSNHMAVGGADNPWWQSLLAWGRRSPYAQFFDIQWHSSDPLLAGQLLLPFLGSDYGVALKQGEIPLQFDAQQGVLQIAHYQHRFPICPADYGWILALSPEPALKALAEHFTALNASPDPLADALPLHAELARLVGEGADLQSALEAFDSRSEAGFRRLHLLLERQTYRLASWRTAADDINWRRFFDINELGGLRVERAVVFEATHAKLFELIERGLVDGLRIDHIDGLADPRGYCRKLRRRVDGLLARRPLQAALQHFPIYVEKILGADEHLHRDWLTDGTTGYEFMNQVSLLQHDPAGEATLTELWANVTERPAFSEEVRQARHLVLNASLAGDCESVAQALLQVARNDLMTRDLTLGAIRRALQALVAHYPVYRTYFNACGRPAQDEAFFQQALANARQDLSEADWPLLEQLEQWLGGQAWRKLPAGHARKQLRHACVRFQQLTAPSAAKAVEDTAFYRSARLLSRNDVGFEAERFSAPPEHFHNEAQRRLRDFPDNLLATATHDHKRGEDTRARLAVLSERGPWLASRVEHWRELASPLRVPLDDGPAPSPGDELMLLQTVLGSWPLALDPHDDNGLRQYAERIRQWQQKAVREAKLRSSWNAPNEAYETACARYVDGLLLDGENQQLRKSLAEAAQLLACPGALNGLVQALLRMTTPGVPDLYQGNEYWDFSLVDPDNRRAVDYAARRNSLDDATPLAELLAHWHDGRIKQALIARVLDCRQANVELFRRGAYLPLTVQGRHADKVLAFARLGEGQRAVIIAPRLASTLLGAAPIPLIPAQNWDDTRVSLPFALSPANSTGLFGGAVVSPVRELMLSTVLSEFPVNLLIEHA
- the glgX gene encoding glycogen debranching protein GlgX, translating into MSPRTPKKTRSVAPSRIREGLPFPLGATWDGLGVNFALFSANATKVELCLFDPTGEKEVERIELPEYTDEIYHGYLPDAHPGLIYGYRVHGPYEPENGHRFNPNKLLIDPYAKQLVGALKWSEALFGYTIGHPDGDLSFDERDSAPFVPKCKVIDPAFTWGRDERVQIPWERTIIYEAHTKGISMRHPAVPEHLRGTFGGLANDELLGHIKELGVSSIELLPIHAFVNDQHLLQKGLNNYWGYNTIAFFAPHPAYLASGKIAEFKEMVAHLHDAGLELILDVVYNHTAEGNELGPTLSMRGIDNASYYRLMPDQKRYYINDSGTGNTLDLSHPCVLQLVTDSLRYWAGEMHVDGFRFDLATILGRYHEGYSERHSFLVACRQDPLLRQVKLIAEPWDCGPGGYQVGNFAPGWAEWNDRFRDTMRAFWKGDEGQLADFAARMTASGDMFNNRGRRPYSSVNFITAHDGFTLRDLVSYNEKHNEDNDENNQDGTDNNLSWNCGVEGPTQDPAINALRMRQMRNYFATLLFAQGTPMIVAGDEFSRTQHGNNNAYCQDSEIGWVNWELDEEGQQLLKFVKRLTRLRLTYPVLRRSRFLVGDYNEAIGVKDVTWLAPDGNEMSVEQWEDPHGRCLGMLIDGRAQVSGIARPGAEATMLLIVNAHHDIVPFKLPSVPEGDYWSCLVDTDRPELRKSQHLQFDSTFEVKGRSLLLMVLQRDEE
- a CDS encoding endonuclease/exonuclease/phosphatase family protein encodes the protein MNPEAGSKGFASVNQAAAVKRLRVLTVNTHKGFTAFNRRFILPELREAVRSTQADIVFLQEVLGSHDRHAARYPGWPQTSQYEFLADSMWSDFAYGRNAVYPDGHHGNALLSKYPIIEHRNLDVSITGPERRGLLHCILDVPGQHNVHAICVHLSLLESHRQKQLQLLRRLLESLPGDAPVIIAGDFNDWKAHGNRTLGLQRDLHEAFERHHGHLARTYPARLPLLRLDRIYLRNAESHGPRILGHKPWSHLSDHLPLAVEVRL